In Eubalaena glacialis isolate mEubGla1 chromosome 4, mEubGla1.1.hap2.+ XY, whole genome shotgun sequence, the genomic window gACCTTCATGACTTAGATCCTTACCATACACCCTGGAGTGGGAACCCCACCTATTAGATCTCCTCTGATTCCCCGGGAAGGTGGGGCATGGTTCTTGAGGTGCTGGTCTGCTGTGttttcccctttgcctggcaaagactTAAGAGCtatctttattttcctccaaaAACTCTGTCTCTGTATTTCTGATCGGCATCAGTGTGCAGAGAGCCAAGGGTTTTTGGCAACATACCCTCTCCTTCATCACTCTGTGTGCACAGCCACTTGGTGCCCCAAACCCCACAGGCTCTCGGGATATGAGAGCGGGACTCTTGGGAGCAGTGTGATTGAACGATTGAGGGGAGATTTCAGGTCCAGTGTGTTCAAGGAGATCTTTGTAGAAGACATGGCTCAAGAGATTATTTCCCAAATCCCTCCAGAGCCCCTGTGATGGAAACATGATAGAAGCCAGTTCCTGCTGGGGTCTTATACTCACATCACTCCCATTCCATCTTTGGTTTCAATGATCAAGAATTAATagtctcggggcttccctggtggcgcagtggttgagaatctgcctgccaatgcaggggacacgggttcgagccctggtctgggaagatcccacatgccgcggagcaactaggcccgtgagccacaactactgagcctgcgcgtctggagcctgtgctccacaacaagagaggccacgatagtgagaggcccgtgcaccgcgatgaagagtggcccccgcttgccgcaactagagaaagccctcgcacagaaacgaagacccaacacagccataaataaataaataaataaaattaaaaaaaaaaaatgaattaatagtCTCCCTCAATTCCCTGATTGCATGGAGTGATACCTTTGTGTCTTCTGTCCCTTCTGCAGTGTTATACTGACCTACAGACTATAAAAATGTTCTGGCtgtttttctttgagattttatACTTTGGCACTTACATTCAACATACAATTTCAAGAAGGCACAAAACTCTTTACATTACTTAATGACATAAGGTAGATTGAAACGGAGTTTGTGTTATAGTAAGTAACTAGTACTTAGTGTCAGGAAATGTTGGACTTACTTTATTGGTAGCTATGATGGTACAGAGGATAAAGTGAAGCCCAGAGAATGAAGGAACATTGTCCAAGGTCGCACAGCTCCTACATGTCAGACTCCACCTCTGATCCTGGCACCACATTTCAGTGAACAATGAGTTCTGAATCGGTTCCCACTCCTTGCTCACTTGTAACATGCAATTCAGAAGAAAGACTGCCCCTAGCAATTTTGGAGAAAAGGTAAATGTTATCTATGTATCTACCTTCATTGGACAGAAATAGGGGTGCTCAGTGGAGGAAAGATTCATTGTGAAACTGATCACTTATCATCTGTTTCCTTGACCTCTTCCATCCAAATGTTTTCAGATTGCTCAGCTCATAGTCTCACCCCAACCAGGCAGAGGGGCCCAATTTGCACAGAGGAGGAAGTCTGAGCCACAAGAGGACCTGAGCTTACAGAGGAAGAACCAGAATAAGAGAGGAAGCCCCAGAAGTGTGGGCATGTCTACACCCTCCATCTCCCCAGCACCTTCTTCAGGGCCCTCATTACCTCCCTGTTCCTCAGGCTGTAAATGAGTGGGTTGAGCATTGGGGTGAGGATGGTGTAGAAGATGGAGGTGGCTCGGTCTCCCACTGGTGTCCTAGCAGAAGCTCTCTGTATATAGCTAAATATGGCTCCCCCATAGTAAAGGCCCACCACAGCCAGGTGGGAGGAGCAAGTGGTCAGAGCCTTCTGTCTCCCCTCAGTAGAGGGCATGCTAATCACAGCCGTGAGGACTCGGGCATAGGAAGCCACAATGACCCCCAGAGGCAGCAGCAGCATGACCACACAGCAAGCATAGATGAAGTCCTGGAAGAGCGAGGTGTCAGCACAAGAGAGCCTCAGCAGGGCGGGGACCTCACAGAAAAAGTGATCCACCTGGAGAGAGCCGCAGTAGGGGAAGCTGAAGACCACGCCCACGTCAATCACGCTGTTGGCCACTCCAGCCATCCAGGACACCAAGGTCATCAGACAACAGGCCTTCCAGTTCATGAGCATAGGGTACCGCAGGGGGTGACACACTGCCACGTACCTGTCATAGGCCATGACCGGTAGGAGGAAACACTCGGCTCCTCCTACCATGACCACTAAGAAGACCTGAGCTGCACAGCCACCCTGAGAGATGAACTTACTGCCCGAGAGGAAGTTGGCTGCCATCTTGGGCACTACCGTGCCATTCAGGGTCAGGTCCATGATGGAGAGCTGGCTGAGAAAAAAGTACATCGGGGTGTGCAGGCGCCTATCGGCTTGTATGAGCAGGAGGAAGAAGACGTTGCCAGCCAgggcggcagcagaggccagaaggacaagggaaaaaaggaagaagtcaTATGGTGAGTAGCTGAACAGACCCAAAAGGATGAAATCTGGTAGGGAGGTGTGGTTCCAGACATCCATGGCCTTGGCCCTGAAGAAAAAATAGAGGAGCAAACATGAGAACAAAGCAACTTACCTGGCATCTGCATCATACAAGGAAAATAACTGCCTCCTGTTTCTTCTACAGGGCAGTGCCCAGTGCACTGTCATAGCCCATCCTTTCCTTCTGCAGTGAATATCCATTTGCTCTCAGATGTCCTCAGGATTTGATCTTATTTCTCTTGAAAGACTAGGGAGCAGGCCCCCAGAGGAGGAGGGTCAGAGAAcgcaagggagagagagaaggggtttTAAGTAACAGGTGACTAGCTGTAGATTTAGGAAAAGGGGATATAGATTTAAGAAGATGTAGGGGAACAAAAtgtcaccccaaaatgtctctttggcatgtggattatttagaGCTGAAAATCTAGGCACAAAAGACTAAAGAAGAAACTTTGCCCTTCTCCCTAAgcacctaaaagaatttagacagAGGGCCTGTCCCAGAATAGAGCTCTCACCAGAGATACCTGCAAAGAACATGGaccaagtgtgtatgtgtgtgtgtggggggtggggtgttggGGGGACTCTAGGCGGGGTCTAGAGAGCAGAGTGCACTCTGTTTCCCATTGTCACTGCATGGCcctgcaaacatttatttaccaaacctttgctttttcatctccatgtgaattgccttcttcccctttgaagtcccgaaccgctacccccaacatcctcttttgtcttgaaagctgaaga contains:
- the LOC133091175 gene encoding olfactory receptor 2M3-like, which produces MDVWNHTSLPDFILLGLFSYSPYDFFLFSLVLLASAAALAGNVFFLLLIQADRRLHTPMYFFLSQLSIMDLTLNGTVVPKMAANFLSGSKFISQGGCAAQVFLVVMVGGAECFLLPVMAYDRYVAVCHPLRYPMLMNWKACCLMTLVSWMAGVANSVIDVGVVFSFPYCGSLQVDHFFCEVPALLRLSCADTSLFQDFIYACCVVMLLLPLGVIVASYARVLTAVISMPSTEGRQKALTTCSSHLAVVGLYYGGAIFSYIQRASARTPVGDRATSIFYTILTPMLNPLIYSLRNREVMRALKKVLGRWRV